A single region of the Pseudomonas sp. GGS8 genome encodes:
- a CDS encoding polyurethanase produces the protein MGVYDYKNFSTADSKALFSDAMAITLYSYHNLDNGFATGYQQNGFGLGLPATLVTALIGGTDSQGVIPGIPWNPDSEKAALDAVQKAGWTPITAAQLGYDGKTDVRGTFFGEKAGYTSAQVEILGKYDAQGHLAEIGIAFRGTSGPREIQIGDSIGDVINDLLAALGPKDYAKNYVGEAFGNLLGKVAAFAQANGLSGSDVLVSGHSLGGLAVNSLADLSGEKWSGFYQDSNYIAYASPTQSSSDKVLNIGYENDPVFRALDGSSANLATVGVHDAPKDSATDNIVSFNDHYASTAWNVLPYSILNIPTWISHLPTGYGDGMTRVLESKFYDLTSKDSTIIVANLSDPARANTWVQDLNRNAETHKGSTFIIGSDGNDLIQGGKGNDYLEGRDGNDTFRDGGGYNILLGGKGSNVLDLQQSVKNFVFANDGAGNLYVRDANGGISITRDIASIVTKEPGFLWGVFKDDVTHSVTANGLTVGSNLTQYASSVKGTSGADTLKAHATGDWLFGLDGNDHLIGSSGNDVFVGGAGNDLMESGGGVDTFLFSGAFGQDRVVGYQANDKLVFLGVQGVAPNDDFRAHATAVGQDTLLTFGSDSVTLVGVGLDSLSGSAIVIA, from the coding sequence ATGGGTGTGTATGACTACAAAAACTTCAGCACAGCAGATTCCAAGGCGTTGTTCAGCGATGCCATGGCCATCACGCTGTATTCCTATCACAACCTCGACAACGGTTTCGCCACCGGTTACCAGCAAAACGGCTTCGGCCTGGGTTTGCCGGCCACCCTGGTGACCGCGCTGATCGGCGGCACCGATTCCCAGGGCGTGATTCCCGGCATTCCCTGGAACCCCGATTCGGAAAAGGCCGCGCTTGATGCCGTGCAAAAGGCCGGCTGGACCCCGATCACCGCCGCGCAACTGGGCTATGACGGCAAAACCGATGTTCGCGGAACCTTCTTCGGCGAGAAGGCCGGTTACACCAGCGCCCAAGTGGAAATCCTCGGCAAGTACGACGCCCAGGGCCATCTCGCGGAAATCGGCATCGCCTTTCGTGGCACCAGCGGCCCACGGGAAATCCAGATCGGCGATTCCATCGGTGATGTGATTAACGATCTGCTGGCGGCGCTCGGCCCCAAGGATTACGCGAAAAACTATGTGGGCGAAGCCTTTGGCAATTTGCTCGGCAAAGTCGCGGCGTTTGCCCAGGCCAATGGGCTGTCAGGCAGCGATGTGCTGGTCAGCGGCCACAGCCTCGGCGGTTTGGCGGTCAACAGCCTGGCGGATTTGAGCGGTGAAAAGTGGTCCGGCTTCTACCAGGATTCCAACTACATCGCCTACGCGTCGCCGACCCAAAGCAGCAGCGATAAAGTGCTGAACATCGGTTATGAAAACGACCCGGTGTTTCGCGCCCTCGATGGCTCGTCGGCCAACCTGGCCACGGTAGGCGTGCACGATGCTCCCAAGGATTCGGCGACCGATAACATCGTCAGCTTCAACGACCATTACGCTTCGACGGCGTGGAATGTGCTGCCGTATTCGATCCTCAACATTCCCACCTGGATCTCGCACTTGCCCACCGGTTACGGCGACGGCATGACCCGGGTGCTGGAGTCCAAGTTCTACGACCTGACCAGCAAGGACTCGACGATCATCGTCGCCAACCTCTCGGATCCGGCGCGAGCCAACACCTGGGTCCAGGACTTGAACCGCAATGCCGAAACCCATAAAGGCAGCACGTTTATCATCGGCAGCGATGGTAACGACCTGATCCAGGGCGGCAAGGGTAACGACTACCTGGAAGGCCGCGACGGTAACGACACCTTCCGCGACGGCGGTGGCTACAACATCCTGTTGGGCGGCAAGGGCAGCAACGTGCTGGACCTGCAGCAGTCGGTGAAGAACTTCGTCTTTGCCAATGACGGTGCCGGTAACCTGTATGTGCGCGACGCCAACGGCGGCATCAGCATCACCCGCGACATCGCTAGCATCGTCACCAAGGAGCCGGGGTTTCTCTGGGGCGTGTTCAAGGATGACGTGACCCACAGCGTCACCGCCAATGGCCTCACCGTCGGCAGCAACCTGACTCAGTACGCTTCAAGCGTGAAGGGCACCAGCGGCGCCGATACCCTCAAGGCCCACGCAACGGGCGACTGGTTGTTTGGCCTGGACGGCAACGACCACTTGATCGGCAGCAGCGGCAACGACGTGTTTGTCGGCGGGGCGGGCAATGATCTGATGGAGTCGGGTGGCGGGGTCGATACCTTCCTGTTCAGCGGCGCGTTCGGCCAGGACCGGGTGGTGGGCTATCAGGCCAACGACAAACTGGTGTTCCTCGGGGTTCAGGGCGTTGCGCCAAACGACGACTTCCGCGCCCACGCCACGGCGGTGGGGCAGGATACGCTGCTGACGTTTGGCAGTGATTCGGTGACTTTGGTGGGTGTCGGGCTGGACAGTTTGTCTGGTAGCGCGATTGTGATCGCCTGA